GACACACAGGTCATGCAATGATCAGCAGCCACAAACCTTGGCTTTGAACTTTTGAACAATGGCTCGATTCAAatgattttcttcttcttttgtgaCTCGGATGCAAAGAATTTTAACTAGGCAAAATAACCCCTTGCTCAGCTATACTAGCTGAACAGCAACAGCAGAGGCAGGTGATACAGAGGAGAAATACACTAACGCTTAGAACTAGGATATCACAAGAACCTGTCTACAATAGGCTACCCTGGATGCACACTAGGAACTGCCGTGGGATCTGACCGACGACACAGATTGTGCCGAGACAGAGGCCGTTGGGCTGTTCAACTCCCTCTCCGTGTTGGCAGGACGAGCCTTCCCACTGATCCTGCTGATCGTCTCCTGCGCAACATCGACGAACCAATCGTCGCTTGGAAGCACGCTGCAGAGATTGGCAAGCCGCTACGTCAGCTTCGGTTTGAACATAAGGACTGTCTAGTAAATTTTACGGTTCGAAAAGACTTCATCAGAAACTGGAACGAAATATCGAAGTTGGATAAATAGTAAAATACCTATCAGGATCAATTCCGGTAGCAGAGAACGCTGTCATAGCTCTATGAATGATATCCAATATGACTTGGTGAACATGCCGGGACAAGAAACGGCCTTGCCCGAAAAGGATGACAAATTGCATGTCCAGGTAGAACTGGGAAGGAAAGTGTTAAATGAGAACAAATATCGGTGGtataaaagagaaaaaatggAGCTTACCTGCTGAAGCCCAAGGGGACCCAGAGCCCTTGCTCCCTCTTCAATCTCTTCCCAAAAGCTCTGGTCCTCTGAGAGCCACAATACCACTGTTTCTGTCAGCCGCATCATTAGCAACGTAGCAAACCTTTCCCTGCCGACAAACATCTCTGCAGCAATGCCCGCCATCCTGTTTAATTTTGCATACAGTTCCTGCAATGAACAGTAGATGAGATGCTACAAAAAGAAATAGTCTGAGGGCAGATTTGCCGAAGTGGAAAATTGCGGCTCACTGCTCAAGCTCCAAAACTTGTTATTTGAACATTCGCTGAAACACTAAACTCTACCCAATTCCAAACAAGTTCAAATGGCCATTTCTCTAAGTGACTAAGGGCACACATTTTCTCAGGGGAGAAAATAAACGCATAAGCAGCTCGCTAAACATtgttttttataaatttaCTCAATATGATTGGTTTACCATTTGGTTGATTATCCTAAGGTAAGGCTAATATCACACAATATGAAACTCGGAAGTACCTGAAAAACTAGAGATGGTACCCATTCTATCTCTTCAGCATTATTATCCATATTGATGTACGTTTCTGCGCTGAGACGAGTGTCACCTTCTTCTGTGAATATAAGATCAAGAGCATGCAGCCTGCAGAAACTATCTCTAAGTTTGTCCACCATACGTTGCAGCTTCCTTTTCCATTCACGTTGCTCTGTCGAACGGTTTGGCTTGTCTGGACCTCTTTTGCGCATACTATCGATGTCGGACTGGTTTACAGATGAAAGCTTCATGGCTGCTCTAGGTAGCAACTCTTCAGCAAGTAAGGATGCATTGGCTAACAAAGCTAATTGCTGCTCCTCAGTCTCCGCTATCCGGATAATCTTATTGCCTAGACTTTCGAAATTAGCTTCATCATCCATTGAGCCTGGTAGTGCACTCATGAGCAGACTGACATATGTACTGAATGTTTTCAGAATCCCATCCAGTGCAGAACCACCTAGCTGCAAGCTACGCAGTGGCCCGACATCCTCAAAGAAATCCTGCAAGTTAAAAAGCCCTTAATACATACTACATGTATTGGTCttgaaaataaaaagagaacACTCTACATGCATTGCAAAGGaaatttataaaataaatcaattgTATCtctcaaagaaaagaatataATCAGCTGACGTATGCTTAAAGTCGGCTCTCTAGAAGTTCACACCTTACAAATAAGTAAACCTTAAAATTCTCAAATgaatcaagaaaaaagaagggaaaaaaagataTCACGATTACTGTAGCTGGAAACATCTGTCAAGAAATAGATTGTTACCTGAACCATTGAATTGAACCGATGAGCACTGCTTGAGAGCTTTGGCTGGAGTGAGAAATTACCAGCAGATGATCTAGCAAATGTGCGTATACCAGTTGAAGGATATGATAGTACCCAGTCATCAGCTGCAGCTAAGGCAGCAGCACTCTCTTCAATTCTCCTCAAATTGGAATCTATTGCTTGCTCAACAGACGGTCTGAATTGTTTCATCAGAACTGCTGAAAGTGACAGACCACGAGCTTCTAGCAAGGAAGAATGACCAAGTGCTATCTGAACACATTCAGCAGCAGCTCTTAAACCCCCAGCTGCCGCACAAGAGGCTAAAGCATGCCTCTTTACAAGCAAGGCAAATGACAGCACTTGCTTAGCAGCCCATGTAACTAGTTCAGATGCATAAGCTGGTTCGTCACCAAACACTTCTGCAGAGTCATTGAGAGCATGAGCTATAACAGAAAAAACTTGCTGAGCAAGAGACGCTGTGTACGCGCCACCATATGCTGTGCTAGACGGATGTGTCGTCTGTATGTTAGATTCAAGCCTTTGGCTATGTGCACTGAGCAACAAACTATGAGCACGAGGTCCATCACCCAGTCGCTTGAGAGCGGAAGCTGCAGCACGAAGTTCAATACCACAAGTAGAAGACTGGCAAGCAGCTTCAGCAAGCTGGTCTGACAACTTTTGACGATTCTCAGAGATAACCTTCTGCAAAGCAAGAATGTCAGCGGTAGCAAGAGtctgtttctgttttgcatcAGCAGCAATTTGTTCTGCTTCATCCAGGGCATCCAGTGCTTCATCCACTCTTCTCTCAGCTAGCAAAACATCAAGCAAGTCGGGGAAATCTGTATGCCATTTCTGTATTTCTGAAGGCTCCTGGTCTTCAAGACTGGATTTGTTCTCTTCTGTAGCACCTTCAAGCCCTGTAGTCAAGGAATCAATCTGAACCCCTTCGGATAGACCATGAATTAGAGCTGACTGTGTATTTAGCAGATTTCTGACAGATAGCAGCTCCCCTTCAAGGTCAGATATCTCCTTCGATGTCCTGATAACCAGGAGGGTAGTTTTAGATATTGTATTCCAAAGTCATGAACTGGGTAGTAAGGAGGATTAACAAGAGAGTTGGGAAGTAACATAACAGCAATATCTGAATAATTTCAAGTGTGAAAATACAATTATGATTGTGCATGCCATAAAATTCATGATTTGTGAAAAGAAGATTACCATAAATGGACAAGgattttttcctcaaaaaataaatggaCAAGGAACTTAAGAGAACCCCATCCACTCAGAACAATAGAAGGAGTTGTCTATTTGTTCTCAAATATTTGTTGGAAACTTGGAATGTGGTCCTTACAGTATACTACTTTAAAGTCCATGAGATAATTTGTTCAGAAAGTACTGGCAGTAAAACATGCTACCAGGCACACCATTttagagaaatgaaaaaaaagaattcgAGGAATATACTTCGTTGGGCAAGATTAAATTTGAACAATTGATTTCACACCTGATGAATACAGCATAATTAGCATATACACTTCTATGCACCTGATGAATGCAGCATAATTAGCATATACACTTCTACGCATCTCTTCAGCAGAAGCTTTCTTTAGATCTTGCAGATAAGAACACAGGTGTCTTATTTCCTGTCATAAATTCTGAACATCAGTCACCATGCAGTTTATTGCAGTGATAAGTGCAGTTCAAAATACCATGCACAAACATACAGTACCACCATTTGAAAGACTGAGTTTGCACAAAAAGCACATGTGCATAGGGTCCTAACCCATAATATACTCATAATATACTCCCCAATtcaatctactccctctgtccaacaaaggatgtctcaactttgactaaatatgaatgcatctatacactaagttatgtctacatacatccaaattttgacaaacttgagacatcttttgttggacggagggagtagttgattATAGCTCATACAGAACAGGACAACAATGCATTAGTCCAACAACCATCTTCATTCAAAAAACCTGATGGCCGATGCTTCCTATAATTCAAGATTGTTCACTAAATTGACGAGTACTGATTTCTCTCTGCTCAACAGTAACCTAGTTAACAAAGAATTATAAACTGTCAATGAACAACTAAATTCAGCACGATAAGCATCAGATAACTAAGAACAACAGTATTTGCAAAAATTAAGAATGTGACTGGATGTATGAATGTTTCCCTTTATTTCAACAAGTGTCAGCTTCCTAACGCACGATAAAAACATAACTGCCCATAGAAAAGCTGAAGGACTGGAAAGATTCATCACTGGGGCCAGCATGATGGGTGTAAGAacttccatttttcttttccatttttg
This is a stretch of genomic DNA from Brachypodium distachyon strain Bd21 chromosome 1, Brachypodium_distachyon_v3.0, whole genome shotgun sequence. It encodes these proteins:
- the LOC100840804 gene encoding exocyst complex component EXO84B; this encodes MASAAKSSRSRPSGHSGVFPVSAAAAAGGDGGVQLADKLKIFKTDKFDPDSYVQSKCRTMNEKEIRHLCSYLQDLKKASAEEMRRSVYANYAAFIRTSKEISDLEGELLSVRNLLNTQSALIHGLSEGVQIDSLTTGLEGATEENKSSLEDQEPSEIQKWHTDFPDLLDVLLAERRVDEALDALDEAEQIAADAKQKQTLATADILALQKVISENRQKLSDQLAEAACQSSTCGIELRAAASALKRLGDGPRAHSLLLSAHSQRLESNIQTTHPSSTAYGGAYTASLAQQVFSVIAHALNDSAEVFGDEPAYASELVTWAAKQVLSFALLVKRHALASCAAAGGLRAAAECVQIALGHSSLLEARGLSLSAVLMKQFRPSVEQAIDSNLRRIEESAAALAAADDWVLSYPSTGIRTFARSSAGNFSLQPKLSSSAHRFNSMVQDFFEDVGPLRSLQLGGSALDGILKTFSTYVSLLMSALPGSMDDEANFESLGNKIIRIAETEEQQLALLANASLLAEELLPRAAMKLSSVNQSDIDSMRKRGPDKPNRSTEQREWKRKLQRMVDKLRDSFCRLHALDLIFTEEGDTRLSAETYINMDNNAEEIEWVPSLVFQELYAKLNRMAGIAAEMFVGRERFATLLMMRLTETVVLWLSEDQSFWEEIEEGARALGPLGLQQFYLDMQFVILFGQGRFLSRHVHQVILDIIHRAMTAFSATGIDPDSVLPSDDWFVDVAQETISRISGKARPANTERELNSPTASVSAQSVSSVRSHGSS